In one window of Miscanthus floridulus cultivar M001 chromosome 12, ASM1932011v1, whole genome shotgun sequence DNA:
- the LOC136496735 gene encoding uncharacterized protein isoform X1, with the protein MCNCLLKMATAKKLFKMGNADTDTAALHKEWDDALCPICMDHPHNAVLLLCSSHDKGCRSYICDTSYRHSNCLDRFKKMKVNDGDSPSQSSSSTPRGTRNQNAVQRSRFGLTRESPRLHMDISEPDEASNHQDASHRPAAIAGEQEENNYNEGPDLTLEAHEVEINGPSESSDVSESSDVSSLNQLLCPLCRGAVSGWKIIKEARQYLDEKSRACSREACTFSGNYREIRRHARRVHPTTRPADVDPSRRRAWHHLEHQREYADIVSAIRSAMPGAVVLGDYAIGGGEMFSHDQETSGPSEPSGSLLTTFFLFHMLSSSPIRSGDEPRGASRGLRRQRRRYLWGENLLGLQYDDDDDDNDDDDDEGEEDEGDAVDEEVQRPRSRRRFIRSRSEERV; encoded by the exons ATGTGCAATTG TTTGTTGAAGATGGCAACTGCAAAGAAGTTGTTTAAGATGGGAAATGCAGATACAGATACTGCTGCACTGCACAAGGAGTGGGATGATGCTCTCTGTCCGATATGCATGGACCATCCGCACAATGCTGTCCTTCTGTTGTGCAGCTCCCATGACAAAGGATGCCGATCCTATATATGCGATACAAGCTATAGGCATTCAAATTGCCTAGACAGGTTCAAGAAAATGAAAGTGAATGATGGGGACAGTCCTTCACAGTCAAGCTCGTCCACGCCTAGGGGTACAAGAAACCAAAATGCTGTCCAGAGATCTCGTTTTGGTCTCACTAGAGAGAGCCCCAGGCTACACATGGACATATCTGAACCTGATGAAGCTTCCAATCATCAAGATGCCAGCCATAGACCTGCTGCCATAGCTGGAGAACAGGAAGAGAACAACTACAATGAAGGCCCAGATTTGACATTGGAAGCTCACGAGGTTGAGATCAATGGTCCTTCGGAGTCAAGTGACGTTTCAGAGTCAAGTGACGTGTCAAGCTTAAACCAATTGTTGTGCCCACTGTGCAGGGGGGCTGTTAGTGGCTGGAAGATCATCAAAGAAGCTAGACAGTATTTGGATGAGAAATCCAGAGCTTGCTCACGAGAAGCCTGCACGTTTTCTGGTAACTACAGGGAGATCCGTAGACATGCCAGAAGGGTGCACCCCACAACAAGGCCTGCTGATGTTGATCCATCAAGACGCCGTGCATGGCACCACCTGGAGCATCAGCGGGAGTATGCTGACATAGTAAGCGCAATCAGGTCCGCTATGCCTGGGGCAGTTGTGCTTGGTGATTATGCTATTGGAGGTGGTGAAATGTTTTCACATGACCAGGAAACCAGTGGCCCAAGTGAACCAAGTGGGTCTCTTCTGACAACATTCTTTCTATTTCATATGCTCAGCAGTAGTCCGATTAGATCAGGTGATGAGCCAAGAGGCGCATCAAGGGGCCTGAGAAGGCAGAGGAGACGCTATCTGTGGGGAGAAAATTTGTTAGGTCTCcaatatgatgatgatgatgatgataatgatgatgatgatgatgagggggAGGAGGACGAAGGGGATGCTGTGGATGAAGAAGTTCAGAGACCAAGGAGTCGTCGGAGGTTCATAAGATCAAGATCAGAGGAGCGGGTGTAA
- the LOC136496735 gene encoding uncharacterized protein isoform X2, producing the protein MATAKKLFKMGNADTDTAALHKEWDDALCPICMDHPHNAVLLLCSSHDKGCRSYICDTSYRHSNCLDRFKKMKVNDGDSPSQSSSSTPRGTRNQNAVQRSRFGLTRESPRLHMDISEPDEASNHQDASHRPAAIAGEQEENNYNEGPDLTLEAHEVEINGPSESSDVSESSDVSSLNQLLCPLCRGAVSGWKIIKEARQYLDEKSRACSREACTFSGNYREIRRHARRVHPTTRPADVDPSRRRAWHHLEHQREYADIVSAIRSAMPGAVVLGDYAIGGGEMFSHDQETSGPSEPSGSLLTTFFLFHMLSSSPIRSGDEPRGASRGLRRQRRRYLWGENLLGLQYDDDDDDNDDDDDEGEEDEGDAVDEEVQRPRSRRRFIRSRSEERV; encoded by the coding sequence ATGGCAACTGCAAAGAAGTTGTTTAAGATGGGAAATGCAGATACAGATACTGCTGCACTGCACAAGGAGTGGGATGATGCTCTCTGTCCGATATGCATGGACCATCCGCACAATGCTGTCCTTCTGTTGTGCAGCTCCCATGACAAAGGATGCCGATCCTATATATGCGATACAAGCTATAGGCATTCAAATTGCCTAGACAGGTTCAAGAAAATGAAAGTGAATGATGGGGACAGTCCTTCACAGTCAAGCTCGTCCACGCCTAGGGGTACAAGAAACCAAAATGCTGTCCAGAGATCTCGTTTTGGTCTCACTAGAGAGAGCCCCAGGCTACACATGGACATATCTGAACCTGATGAAGCTTCCAATCATCAAGATGCCAGCCATAGACCTGCTGCCATAGCTGGAGAACAGGAAGAGAACAACTACAATGAAGGCCCAGATTTGACATTGGAAGCTCACGAGGTTGAGATCAATGGTCCTTCGGAGTCAAGTGACGTTTCAGAGTCAAGTGACGTGTCAAGCTTAAACCAATTGTTGTGCCCACTGTGCAGGGGGGCTGTTAGTGGCTGGAAGATCATCAAAGAAGCTAGACAGTATTTGGATGAGAAATCCAGAGCTTGCTCACGAGAAGCCTGCACGTTTTCTGGTAACTACAGGGAGATCCGTAGACATGCCAGAAGGGTGCACCCCACAACAAGGCCTGCTGATGTTGATCCATCAAGACGCCGTGCATGGCACCACCTGGAGCATCAGCGGGAGTATGCTGACATAGTAAGCGCAATCAGGTCCGCTATGCCTGGGGCAGTTGTGCTTGGTGATTATGCTATTGGAGGTGGTGAAATGTTTTCACATGACCAGGAAACCAGTGGCCCAAGTGAACCAAGTGGGTCTCTTCTGACAACATTCTTTCTATTTCATATGCTCAGCAGTAGTCCGATTAGATCAGGTGATGAGCCAAGAGGCGCATCAAGGGGCCTGAGAAGGCAGAGGAGACGCTATCTGTGGGGAGAAAATTTGTTAGGTCTCcaatatgatgatgatgatgatgataatgatgatgatgatgatgagggggAGGAGGACGAAGGGGATGCTGTGGATGAAGAAGTTCAGAGACCAAGGAGTCGTCGGAGGTTCATAAGATCAAGATCAGAGGAGCGGGTGTAA